A part of Phoenix dactylifera cultivar Barhee BC4 chromosome 2, palm_55x_up_171113_PBpolish2nd_filt_p, whole genome shotgun sequence genomic DNA contains:
- the LOC103700180 gene encoding subtilisin-like protease 3, whose translation MTSFSILLLSAIHLLSIFCPVTYGYHHANGDVSSQPQVYIVHVLPPSNAPNAFPTDLESYYKSFLPDSTSDSGETRLIYSYTEVFSGFAAKLTQEEVNSVAKKPGFLRAYPDRIVPLLTTHTPNFLGLQQGRGLWNPSGLGKGVIIGLLDSGIHPTHPSFNDDGVPPPPSKWKGTCGFRVGCNNKLVGAKTFIISGNITGDDRVGHGTHTASTAAGNFVQNAESFGLGNGTAAGMAPHAHVASYKVCGAAGCSSADILAGLDEAVKDGVDVLSLSIGGASAPFNTDPIAIGAFGATEKGILVTCAGGNDGPSPSTVSNEAPWILTVAASSVDRNFRSIVTLGNGEQLYGESLNQPKDFRPSSLPLVYLRDITCTTVDEDITGKVVMCLAAGSEQEAAARIKDAGAAAIIFLSGAYHAYSISLRDLDMPSSKLTYEDASKISKYVRTTREPTVSITFNGTVLGVSPAPVVAFFSSRGPSAATPGILKPDISGPGLNILAAWPFQVGSGRNGAKTFNIISGTSMATPHLSGIAALIKSAHPDWSPAAIKSAILTTSDVVDGKKKPILNEKHVKASFFQMGAGHVNPSKAADPGLIYDLDVDEYIRYLCGLFGRRGGDSAVRQVVRRRISCSKVGSISEAELNYPSIILAPGSTVNRTVTNVGRANEIYKVEVEGLNGAGVSVTPAFLRFSRVNEKKTFTVRVDGGQSGAEGNLRWVSPLHVVRSPIIISGRA comes from the coding sequence ATGACATCCTTCTCTATTCTCCTCCTTTCGGCCATCCATCTCCTTTCTATTTTCTGTCCTGTCACATATGGCTACCACCATGCCAATGGCGACGTCTCTAGTCAGCCGCAGGTTTACATAGTTCACGTACTACCCCCTTCAAATGCTCCCAATGCCTTCCCCACTGATCTCGAAAGCTATTACAAATCATTTTTGCCCGACTCTACTTCTGACTCGGGTGAGACGCGGCTGATCTACTCCTACACAGAAGTATTCAGCGGTTTCGCTGCAAAGCTAACCCAGGAGGAGGTGAACAGCGTGGCCAAGAAGCCTGGCTTTCTGCGTGCCTATCCTGACAGGATCGTACCCCTGCTCACCACCCACACGCCCAACTTCCTTGGCCTTCAACAAGGGAGAGGGCTATGGAATCCTTCTGGCCTTGGCAAGGGGGTCATTATTGGGCTTTTGGACTCTGGAATCCACCCCACACATCCTTCATTCAATGATGATGGAGTGCCTCCCCCCCCTTCCAAATGGAAGGGGACATGTGGATTCCGCGTTGGTTGCAATAACAAGCTCGTTGGCGCCAAGACCTTCATCATTTCTGGCAATATCACCGGCGACGATAGGGTCGGCCATGGCACTCACACTGCAAGCACTGCTGCGGGGAACTTTGTGCAGAATGCTGAATCTTTTGGCCTAGGCAACGGGACGGCAGCTGGAATGGCACCTCATGCTCATGTGGCCAGTTACAAGGTGTGCGGCGCAGCGGGCTGCTCCAGTGCTGATATTTTAGCCGGGCTAGATGAAGCCGTAAAAGATGGTGTCGATGTGCTCTCGCTCTCGATTGGTGGGGCTTCTGCGCCTTTCAACACGGACCCCATTGCCATAGGCGCCTTTGGTGCCACCGAGAAGGGGATCCTTGTCACTTGTGCTGGCGGTAATGATGGTCCGAGTCCTAGCACAGTTTCAAACGAGGCTCCATGGATCCTCACCGTGGCTGCCAGTTCCGTGGACAGAAACTTCAGATCTATTGTGACGCTTGGTAATGGAGAGCAGCTCTATGGTGAATCTCTTAATCAACCCAAAGACTTCAgaccctcctctcttcctctagTCTACCTCCGTGATATCACCTGTACCACTGTGGATGAGGATATTACTGGCAAGGTCGTAATGTGCCTTGCTGCTGGAAGTGAACAAGAGGCAGCTGCACGCATCAAGGATGCAGGTGCGGCTGCGATAATATTCCTCTCCGGAGCGTATCATGCCTATTCCATCAGTCTTCGAGATCTCGATATGCCTTCATCCAAGCTGACCTATGAAGATGCCTCCAAGATTTCGAAATATGTGAGAACGACAAGGGAGCCGACGGTCTCTATCACCTTCAATGGTACCGTTCTTGGAGTATCCCCGGCTCCAGTGGttgccttcttctcttccaggggaccgagcgcggcgaccccaGGCATTCTAAAGCCTGACATCTCGGGACCAGGTCTCAACATCTTGGCTGCTTGGCCTTTTCAGGTGGGATCTGGGAGGAATGGTGCGAAGACCTTCAACATTATTTCTGGTACCTCCATGGCAACCCCTCACTTGAGTGGCATCGCAGCACTCATCAAGAGTGCACACCCTGATTGGTCGCCGGCTGCGATCAAGTCTGCCATCTTGACAACTTCTGACGTTGTGGACGGTAAGAAGAAGCCGATCCTGAATGAGAAACACGTAAAAGCGAGCTTCTTTCAAATGGGTGCGGGCCATGTGAACCCATCAAAGGCTGCAGATCCTGGGCTGATTTATGACCTGGATGTCGATGAGTATATTCGATATCTCTGTGGATTGTTCGGCAGACGCGGAGGGGATTCTGCTGTACGTCAGGTTGTTCGCCGGAGAATTAGCTGTTCTAAGGTGGGGAGCATTTCTGAAGCTGAGCTGAACTACCCATCCATAATACTGGCTCCCGGGTCTACGGTGAATCGAACGGTGACCAATGTTGGGAGGGCAAATGAGATTTACAAAGTCGAGGTGGAAGGACTGAACGGGGCAGGAGTTTCGGTCACTCCAGCGTTCCTTCGGTTTTCCCGTGTGAATGAGAAGAAGACTTTCACCGTGCGTGTGGATGGTGGGCAGAGTGGTGCGGAGGGGAATTTGAGGTGGGTTTCGCCTCTTCATGTTGTTAGGAGCCCCATCATCATCTCTGGTAGGGCATAG